AATATCTATTCCATCTAATGatagtttttttatataataattTAGTTTAGAGAGCAATCTACAAATTAGTGTAGGCTGGCCTAAAAAGCAAAGTTTTAATCTTTGTTCAACAATTCGTAAAGGAAAATGATCTTATAGGACTTAAAGGAGGGTTGTTGACAGGAACCTAACGAAGAAAGCATTTCTAGAAGAAAATACCTTGTACGATGTCATTTCTATGAAGTTGGATTTTTTGAATTGGGTTAATTTCTTGTCGAtaatattttttagattttctcTAGTCTATTCTTTTTTAGGGATTATGGGAAAACCTCAATGTATCTAGCTAGCTACATATGTTCCTGAGATGACCCAATCAAAGTCACAATCCAGATTGACCCGATCAATGTCTTCTTCACCTTAACATATGTACCTAGCTACCCTAGATTATATTCTTTCTACGGATAAATGGAGAAGAGAACGCGTCGTGCAATCCAATACCTATTTCGGCATATCTCGATCTATGTTGGCTAGAAACAGCCAATCTTTTACGTGATAAACTAAGAAAGTCAAACCCGGATTCTATATGTTTCCTACTAGTATTTTTAACAACTGGCCAATATTAATTTTAGTTTACGATGAGAGATGTTCCTAGCTAGGTCAGGATCGAACTTCCTCAAGGAAATGCTTAAACCTATCAATTGTGTGGCCTGTccttatttcatatttttttactacAGACATTAATTAGTTGTCCAAGCTAATTAAGCATCAAATCAAGGCAAAGGTGGACATTCTGTACAACGTACGTAATCCCAGCTAATAAATCAGAAAAATGCAATCAAATGTTTGCTGCAGAGTCCCAATGTATTGGTCCTTGAAATATGCGTTTGCAGGGTCCATTGATATTCAAAAAACCATGGGGAAAatgaaattgattttttttacaaacataTTCGTAGCAAAATGAGCATTCTAGCTATTTTATGATTATGAATTCATTCATGgtttttatttatggaatagtaCTATTTATTTGCATGTAAATGAATTTACCATTATGTAAATTAATTGTTTTAAAATtcataattttaatttaaatgtGGTAATAGTTCCAAAATTCAAAACTAGCCGTCATAATTCTGTGCTAGCTtctaaattaaatatataaatcatcatgtttgattttcctatatcaataattaaaaaatactaaGTACAAAATTGAACACATGGCAATGGAACAGCGGCGGTAGTCATCTGATGGAGCGGAGGCGGTGGTGTCGCGGCCTCTTGATGTTGTGAGGAGGCTGACACCACCACTTGTGCCGCCACCCTTTATCTTCCCCGGGCGCGACGACTGGTGTGGACATGGCGGCGGTAACAGAGTGGAGACGTGTCGGCTTGGTAGATCGCTAGTGGGATGATTTGGAATGGTGGTTTTTTGATATGGCCGGTTCAATCTGGTGATGGCGATTGAGTGGAGGCACTGGTGGGCTATATCTTGCCAGTCCGAGCTTGAGATCATACTCTACCAAGGGGAAGGGCATTTGCCCATGGCATGGGACCGAGAATCCGAGATGCTGGGGTACCTGTAGCGGTGGTGATTCGTGCAAATGCTGTGAATGACATTCATGTTGTTGATTCTTTTTCATTTGTTGGAATAGTGTTGGAAGGAATGATCTGTTGACGGCTAGTATGAACTTGATGATTGCTTGATGGGTCGTGTTGAACTTGCTGATTAAATTTTTGGATGAAATGATCAGTTGATAACGTGTTCTGTTGGATACACTTGAAATCTGTTGATTATTTGTTGATGTATTAAGAAGAAATAGATACACATTTATTCTTCTTAATACATGAATAAATAATAGACATATTTCACATTAAATTGCTTTTATTACCTTTTTTCCACTTTGGATCTCATATTATTAACATTATTTCCATTTCTAGGTAAACATGGAATGTTAGCATGGTGATGGAGACAAGTGAAGCATATCCATGGAGAAGATCGTTGTCCCATGGAGAGCATAACCTCAAGGAAAAGAGTTATGCCTTGTTCTGTTTAGAGTGGATTGAAgaggattggaggggattgagggggaataatctacaccacaataggtgtggaataactctactccaatccctccctcacagggattaaccgaacaagaccTTAATGGATCCGATGTGAAACTagaaggcaaaaaaaaaggcatccaaaaaaaagaagaataaatGGGTCCAAGGTGAAACTTTGGCAAGGATAGAGGTCTAAGGTGaaaatcactattttttttatttgacaaGACTGGTTTGTTTTGTTATCAACATTCTCTTATAATTTGTGTTATAAAACTTGTCTAAGGAACCATTTGAAAGTAAGAACCTCAAATATAGAAGAGTACGATGCACTAGCAACACAACATGCATCTTGTGTGCAATATGGCGTTAAACCTTTTGCATTTGATTGAAGTTGTTGTTTACGGTAAACAGTGTATCACTGCCGGTTAGTAGGACGAAGCGGAAGTGATACTGGTTTCCAGCAAAAAGTAACAGAATTAATTAACTTCGATTGCATGCACTCGTTCTCTATTGCACAAACATATGCAATTGTAGGAAAACTAAGAGGCCAATTCAACAAATAAATTGACACACACATGATCCAAGAAAAATAGAAAGACATGCAATCCTTCATCATGATCAACGACCCAAGCTCACACCAAGAAACGATTTCACATACACAAACATGAAACAGAGCAGGAATAGATCTGTGCTCGGTAAGAGAGAGAGCGGAGGAAACTAAACCATTACTGCCTGTTTCTTGAGGGCAGAGATAGTTGTAGAATTTGtttttcactggtggagaaaccgtttgtagtcccggttgataacccccctttagtcccggttttccaaccgggactacgaatatGGGACTTAAtatcactatctttagtcccggttcaaataaccgggactaaagatcgatctttagtcccggttggtaacaccaaccgggagtaaagagggggaatcttaccaaccgggactaaagagggaaAGCGACAGTTCATCaagattttttattattattattttgttgttgatttgcTAATGGCTAGTGTTAATCTatgtattttctcccgaatcgaaTGAGATGCACATACCAAAtcaacatcacaaatcaaatacatcacaaatcctaaaaactacacataaattaaaaacatcacagattatacaaattatacatcttatatccatgcgatgcaatgaatcacaaaattatacatccagTGAAACACaacttacaaaaaaaaaagaaaaaaaaagaaaccgagCCAGCGCCCGGCTGCCACCTGCGCACAGCCGCCTGCCCACCGGCTGCCTCcacgcgcgcggccgcgccgtgccgccgcccgcctccacgcgcgcggccgcgccgccgcccgccgccggccggctgatggaagatggagtagaggggaggaggaggaaggagaggggaggagaagaggaaggggaggggaggaagagaggggaggggaggaggaagaggattggaTCTGAGAAGAGCAAGAGAGGGGATGTTCCAATCTTATGTAAATATCTGTCTGGGACTTAACCGATCAGAtgtgggagagaaatatttactcccggttgataacttcaaccaggactaaagatcgatctttagtcccggttggtaataccaaccgggagtaaagatcacttgatctttagtcccggttggtgataccaaccgggactaaagtggtaatttttatagtcccggttggtagtatcaaccgagactaaagattctcgaccccctgacatacatctgacaggggatgaaccgggactacaaatcatctttagtcccggttggtgttaccaaccgggactaaagatcaaaattttttaaaccgggactaaaaatcgtttttagtcccggtttttaatggaatcggaactattgtgaaatttggtcgaccgaccaaagatggtttctccaccagtattTCTAGCACTCATTCCTTATCACTGTCGGTTCTAGGAGACGCTGGGGATTTTTTAGATGGGTGTTTTTGTGCTAGTGCCAGAACAATGTTCATTGCCATATTAATGCAAAAAGGATCATATTAACAATCAATGGTGTGTACATGTGATCAATTGATTTAGGAACTATTTGTTGTGTAAGATGGATGGTCTTTGTTTTGGCTCTTGTAACAATTATCTACCATGGTCAAAAGTTTGGTTCCAAATTTACGAAGATACCGGTATATGCTACAATGAGAATTTTGTCAGTTTATTGCTGTTAACTTTTCTTTTCGTGTAGCCGTTATTTAATGCTGATAAATGAGGTGTGTTGACCTCGGCAAGCCAACCACCAATTAGTGACTGCATACATGGCCTGCATAGGATGCAGCTAGCTATTGAAATATTAAAAGTTCACCTCGAAAAACACATATCTACACGCAGTCATGCATATATAAAACGTTACAAAGGGTCGATTTAGCGACGTCGCGCTGTGGAAGAAAAGACTAGAGAAGATTGACAAGTGATCATATGAGAGAGATGTCAACCCTAAGCCACCAGCACCACCATGTTCTCGTCCTCCAACTCATCCTACTTCTGCCCTTTCTCCACCTCGTTGTCCCCGGAacgccagccgccgcccgcaAGTTCTCCGACGTGTTGGCGAGCGGCCGCAACGtgagcgacggcgacgtgctCGTCTCCCCCGGCGGGTCCTTCACCCTCGGCTTcttctcccccgccgccaccaggaGGAGGTATCTCGGGATTTGGTTCTCCGTctcgccggacgccgccgtccACTGGGTGGCCAACCGTGACCACGCTCTCAACGACACCTCCGGCGCACTGATGCTGACCGacgccggcgtcctcctcctcctcgacggctCCGGCAAGGTGGTGTGGTCCTCTTCCGCCACCGCGCTGCCTTCCGCGActacctccgccgcggcgcggctGCTCGATTCCGGCAACTTGGTGGTGCAAGGGCAGGGCTCCGGCACCGCCCTGTGGCAGTCGTTCGACTACCCCACCAACACCCTGCTGCCCGGCATGAAGATCGGCAAGAACCGGTGGACCGGCGCCGAGTGGTACCTGCTGTCGTGGCGCTCCCCCGCCGATCCTTCTCCGGGGAGCTACAGGTACGTcaccgacggcgacgaggcgctGCCGGAGAACGTCGTGCTCGACGGCAATGGCACCGAGGTGTACCGGACCGGGGTGTGGAACGGCAGGAGGTTCAACGGCGTCCCGGAGATGGCGTCGTTCGCGGACATGTTCAGCTTCCAGCTCACGGTCAGCCCGGGCGAGGTCACCTACGGCTACGTCGCCAAGGCCGGGGCGCCGTTCTCCCGCGTGGTGGTgaccgacgacggcgtggtCCGGCGGCTGGTGTGGGACGCGGCGACGCGGGCGTGGAAGACGTTCTTCCAGGCGCCGGGGGACTCCTGCGACAgctacgccaagtgcggcgcgTTCGGCCTGTGCGACAGCAACGCCGGCGCGACGTCGATTTGCCGGTGCGTGAAGGGGTTCAgcccggcgtcgccggcggagtGGTCGATGAGGGAGTACTCCGGCGGGTGCCGCCGGGACGTGGCGCTCGACTGCGGCACGGACGGGTTCGCCGTGCTGCGCGGGGTGAAGCTCCCTGACACGCGCAACGCGTCGGTGGACATGGGCGTCAAGCTGGACGAGTGCAGGGCGAGGTGCGTTGCCAACTGCTCGTGCGTGGCGTATGCCGCGGCGGACTTGAGCGGCGGTGGGTGCATTATGTGGACAAAGCCTTTCGTCGATTTACGTTTCATCGACAATGGCCAGGACATCTACCAGCGGCTAGCGAAATCTGAAATAGGTAATTTAACCTAATTTTGATTTGTTGGTGTTCCATAAATGTGGTGGCTTTATATATCCTTAGGGAAATTGAATTTCTTTAAATCGTTGGAGGTTCTCATTTCAAACCCTGTCCTTACTATTATACTACTACAAGATAAGGCTAGAAGTTACATGTTAATTAgtcaataaaaagaaaaataaattatcatgtcaataggaggaaaaaaaagtgTCGCGCTGGAGCAACAAAAGACATAGATTGTTCAAAAGGAATAGTTTCATGACTAGATTTCATGGATCGTGCTGGCATGCATGCCCGGGGAGTTATAATACGATTAGCTAATATCAACTCTAGCTGGACCTCTTAATACAATCCCAAATAATATTTaggttgaagaaaaaaaatggtccaAAAGGGTCGTTCTACTAGAGCCGTGTTATAGAAAAGCCCTCGAATCACACCCTGCATCCCCAATTCTTGGGGGTGATCTAGACCGTAGCGCATATCCATCATTTTTTCTGTGGCTGGACATATCCAACCGGCTGTGCCTCTCTTCCCATCATCCCCAACATCTCCACCCTCATTCCCCTCCCCCGGCCCATCCCCCTTCCGCCATCACCAGACCACTAGCTTCACCGGTGGACCAATGTTGTCGCTTATCATCCTCCCACGCCAAGCTCCACAAGGATGTATCATATGCACGAATGCATCTATGCAAGGATGTCATGCTACATTAGTAacaggtacttcctccgtttcacaatgtaaaactgtatagtattgcccacattcatttagatgttaataaatctagacacatacatatgcatagattcattaacatctaaataaatgtaggcaatgctagaaagtcttatattatgaaacggagggagtagctagttaACTTTTTATTACATTTTTACCAAATGTATCATGTATATCTAGTGCCATTTGATTCAAGACCAGTGATTGCAATTTCAGAATGAAATTTCAGTAATTTCGCACCCACTGGCAAGCACATATTACACCTGaaattttccccttttttttctattttttttgaatctggtcaaattttattcaaattcatccaaaatttgtcaaaatttaaaaaatatgcagctgaaaaataccaaaattttggtgatTTTGGTTCTTTCGCCTCCCCCCCACTGGCAAAAAACCCTATTTCCAAATTACAAACCATAGTCAAGACTAAGATTCGTTGGTCCTTATAAGCgcaaaggggaaaaaaacaaagagataAAGGTTTTTCTATACTTTGGGCACCTTAGGGTAATAACTCTACGTCCTATTTAggttttgtgtgtgtgtatacacatatatgtacatatatatatatatatgtgtgtatatatatatatatatatatatatatatgtgtatatatatatatatgtgtatatatatacatatgtgtatatatacacatatatgtacatatgtatacatatatacatatacacatatatgtacatatatacatatacatatatgtacatgtacatatgtacatatatacatatacatatatatacatatatgtacatatatacatatatgtacatgcatatatatacgtatat
This genomic window from Oryza sativa Japonica Group chromosome 12, ASM3414082v1 contains:
- the LOC4351913 gene encoding receptor-like serine/threonine-protein kinase SD1-8, which codes for MREMSTLSHQHHHVLVLQLILLLPFLHLVVPGTPAAARKFSDVLASGRNVSDGDVLVSPGGSFTLGFFSPAATRRRYLGIWFSVSPDAAVHWVANRDHALNDTSGALMLTDAGVLLLLDGSGKVVWSSSATALPSATTSAAARLLDSGNLVVQGQGSGTALWQSFDYPTNTLLPGMKIGKNRWTGAEWYLLSWRSPADPSPGSYRYVTDGDEALPENVVLDGNGTEVYRTGVWNGRRFNGVPEMASFADMFSFQLTVSPGEVTYGYVAKAGAPFSRVVVTDDGVVRRLVWDAATRAWKTFFQAPGDSCDSYAKCGAFGLCDSNAGATSICRCVKGFSPASPAEWSMREYSGGCRRDVALDCGTDGFAVLRGVKLPDTRNASVDMGVKLDECRARCVANCSCVAYAAADLSGGGCIMWTKPFVDLRFIDNGQDIYQRLAKSEIGNLT